From a region of the Corallococcus coralloides DSM 2259 genome:
- a CDS encoding DUF2381 family protein, with protein sequence MLSGLYDALNRERELREENERFKKEENSIDHAYATLLSNGEVGKTPFRRKRVFRLRHEDMDMVVELFKGPGKAAAVVTLRNTVLQEPWRFEAASVTRELSPTERPFALRMERPVIVPGQSGRIAVVVDRSSFELEGGQLADLALQIFRADGLLQVAVAMEHALVRQ encoded by the coding sequence GTGCTTTCAGGTCTGTATGACGCGCTCAACAGAGAGCGTGAGCTGCGTGAGGAGAACGAGCGGTTCAAGAAGGAGGAGAACTCCATCGATCATGCCTACGCGACGCTTCTCTCCAACGGAGAGGTGGGGAAGACGCCGTTCCGGCGCAAGCGGGTCTTCCGCTTGCGGCATGAGGACATGGACATGGTGGTCGAGCTCTTCAAGGGCCCCGGGAAGGCAGCCGCCGTGGTGACGTTGCGGAACACCGTGCTCCAGGAGCCGTGGCGGTTCGAAGCGGCCTCCGTGACCCGTGAACTCTCTCCCACGGAGCGCCCGTTCGCGTTGCGCATGGAACGGCCGGTCATCGTCCCTGGCCAGTCAGGAAGGATCGCCGTCGTCGTGGACAGGAGTTCCTTCGAACTGGAGGGTGGTCAGTTGGCGGATCTGGCCCTCCAGATCTTCCGTGCGGATGGGCTCCTCCAGGTCGCCGTGGCGATGGAACATGCACTCGTTCGGCAGTAG
- a CDS encoding SAM-dependent methyltransferase: MSNLLDLPRQALMDLRSRLRHLPLVSHLHRRHAPNSLSLSSPAPQDSVLADPQRVEMWRRAVERYVRPNQVVVDVKAGTGLRTFLAAHQNPRKLYAVDDSRLLDTTQWVARRNGLDRIDFVREPTWHFQPQEKADVLLHELLGDALLDAGLVPRMLDLRTRLLKPGGRILPNRFEVYVEPVQLREEACVPFIWTQHLPHVDFRCLQSLREAMSPSYFTRLVRSYEVDHLLCEPEPAFGFDLETMRAEGLPSRVRIQRPVEEDGRVDGFCLFYKVAFDAELAFDVSPMRERNTTAMTLLRVEPREFSRYDTLDFELELPNPSDPRTWRWQFT, encoded by the coding sequence ATGTCGAATCTGCTCGACCTGCCGCGTCAGGCGTTGATGGATTTGCGCTCGCGTCTCAGGCACCTGCCGCTCGTGTCCCATCTGCACCGCCGGCACGCGCCCAACAGCCTGTCCCTGTCCAGTCCGGCGCCGCAAGACTCCGTCCTGGCGGATCCGCAACGCGTGGAGATGTGGCGCCGCGCGGTGGAGCGCTACGTGCGTCCCAACCAGGTGGTGGTGGACGTGAAGGCCGGCACCGGCCTGCGCACCTTCCTCGCCGCGCACCAGAACCCGCGCAAGCTGTACGCGGTGGATGACTCGCGTCTGTTGGACACCACGCAGTGGGTGGCCCGCCGCAACGGCCTGGACCGCATCGACTTCGTGCGCGAGCCCACCTGGCACTTCCAGCCGCAGGAGAAGGCGGACGTGCTGCTGCACGAGCTCCTGGGAGATGCGCTGCTCGACGCGGGGCTCGTGCCCCGGATGCTGGATTTGCGCACGCGCCTGCTCAAGCCCGGCGGCCGCATCCTCCCCAACCGCTTCGAGGTCTACGTGGAGCCCGTGCAGCTGCGCGAGGAGGCGTGCGTCCCGTTCATCTGGACGCAGCACCTGCCCCACGTGGACTTCCGCTGCCTCCAGTCGCTGCGCGAGGCGATGAGCCCGTCGTACTTCACGCGGCTGGTGCGCTCGTATGAGGTGGACCACCTGCTGTGTGAACCGGAGCCCGCGTTCGGGTTCGACCTGGAGACGATGCGCGCGGAGGGGCTGCCCTCGCGCGTGCGCATCCAGCGGCCGGTGGAGGAGGACGGGCGGGTGGATGGCTTCTGCCTCTTCTACAAGGTCGCCTTCGACGCGGAGCTGGCCTTCGACGTGTCCCCCATGCGCGAGCGCAACACGACGGCGATGACGCTCCTGCGCGTGGAGCCTCGCGAGTTCAGCCGCTACGACACGCTGGACTTCGAACTGGAGCTGCCCAATCCGTCCGACCCGCGCACCTGGCGGTGGCAGTTCACCTGA
- a CDS encoding wax ester/triacylglycerol synthase family O-acyltransferase, translated as MAGRERMASMDAAWLQMEEPANLMMITAVLWFDGAVDLERLRAVVRERLVERYPRFRQRVVPGPLGAPHWEDAPDFELEEHLSTLRVPESAGRAGLEALVGDWLGVPLERSRPLWHFHLVRGAQGGDVLLARLHHCIADGIALARVLLSLTDPVDAGADVARTAASGADAEAHAAGMQERAAEPGADAEAREARTSTPGELEARHEDSGSVTPSEAARRPGAPGWLRFARGARSALRKGAEMVREPILAGDLVREGAKGAAALGKLLVLPPDPRSPLRGPLSPRKLAAWSEPIELERVKAVGRTLGGTVNDVLLTAVTGALRRYLATRDAPLEDVHALVPVNLRPLDVPVPRELGNRFGVVFLRLPVHLAEPRRRLREVTKRMEHLKRSPEAVVTSGVLELLGRTPAALERAVVDVMGTKASLVATNVPGPRQPVSLAGSRLRGLTFWVPQAGHVGLGVSLFSYSGQVTVGVASDASRVPDPGAIVAAFQEELDSLATLAP; from the coding sequence ATGGCAGGTCGCGAGCGGATGGCGAGCATGGACGCGGCGTGGCTCCAGATGGAGGAGCCCGCGAACCTGATGATGATCACCGCGGTGCTGTGGTTCGACGGCGCCGTGGACCTGGAGCGCCTGCGCGCGGTGGTGCGCGAGCGGCTGGTGGAGCGCTACCCCCGCTTCCGGCAGCGCGTGGTGCCCGGACCGCTGGGCGCGCCGCACTGGGAGGACGCGCCGGACTTCGAGCTGGAGGAGCACCTGTCCACGCTGCGCGTGCCGGAGTCGGCGGGACGCGCGGGGCTGGAGGCGCTCGTCGGGGACTGGCTGGGCGTGCCGTTGGAACGCTCCCGTCCGTTGTGGCACTTCCACCTGGTGCGGGGCGCGCAGGGTGGGGACGTGCTGCTCGCGCGGCTGCACCACTGCATCGCGGATGGCATCGCGCTCGCGCGGGTGCTGCTGTCCCTCACGGATCCGGTGGACGCGGGCGCTGACGTGGCGCGGACCGCCGCGTCGGGAGCGGATGCGGAGGCCCACGCGGCAGGAATGCAGGAGCGTGCTGCCGAGCCGGGCGCGGATGCGGAGGCACGCGAGGCACGTACCTCCACACCAGGAGAGCTGGAGGCTCGGCATGAAGACTCCGGCTCGGTGACGCCTTCCGAGGCGGCGAGGCGGCCCGGCGCCCCAGGCTGGCTGCGCTTCGCCCGGGGGGCCCGCTCCGCGCTGCGCAAGGGCGCGGAAATGGTGCGTGAGCCCATCCTCGCGGGGGACCTCGTGCGCGAGGGAGCGAAGGGCGCGGCGGCATTGGGCAAGCTGTTGGTGCTGCCTCCCGACCCTCGCTCTCCTCTGCGTGGACCGTTGAGTCCCCGGAAGCTCGCCGCGTGGTCGGAGCCCATTGAGCTGGAGCGGGTGAAGGCCGTGGGCCGGACCCTGGGCGGCACGGTGAATGACGTGCTGCTCACGGCGGTGACAGGCGCGCTGCGTCGCTACCTGGCCACTCGGGACGCCCCGCTGGAGGACGTGCACGCGCTGGTGCCGGTGAACCTGCGGCCCCTGGATGTGCCGGTGCCTCGCGAGCTGGGCAACCGCTTCGGCGTGGTGTTCCTGCGGCTCCCCGTGCACCTGGCGGAGCCGCGCCGCCGCTTGCGCGAAGTGACGAAGCGGATGGAGCACCTCAAGCGCTCGCCGGAGGCCGTGGTGACGTCCGGTGTGCTGGAGCTGCTGGGCCGCACGCCCGCGGCGCTGGAGCGCGCCGTCGTGGACGTGATGGGCACCAAGGCGTCGCTCGTCGCCACCAACGTGCCCGGGCCGCGCCAGCCGGTGTCGCTCGCGGGCAGCCGGCTTCGGGGACTCACGTTCTGGGTCCCCCAGGCCGGCCACGTGGGCCTGGGGGTCAGCCTCTTCAGCTACTCGGGACAGGTGACCGTGGGCGTGGCCTCGGATGCGTCACGCGTGCCCGACCCGGGGGCCATCGTCGCCGCGTTCCAGGAGGAGCTGGACTCGCTGGCGACGCTGGCTCCCTGA
- a CDS encoding FAD-binding oxidoreductase has protein sequence MTQSLASRVSGTVYTPNDAGYAPESAGFNVLVTHSPQYVVAVKSTKDVAEAIRFARENQLPVSVLATGHGTYASITSGVLISTKALNHVSIDPATRIATIGAGARWEPVIEEAAKHGLTPIAGSSTNVGVVGYLLGGGLGPLVRSHGVSSDYVVSYTLVTSDGETVEASAEQHPDLFWALRGGKGGFGIVTEVKLKLVEMRSLYAGSLFFAEEHIEAVLRGWVKWTSEADARVSTSIAVMRFPPFDFIPPPLQGRTVINLRFAFPGSTEEGAKLAAPLRALAPIYLDMLSELPVTQIARIHNDPDKPSPVWTNGMMLTHVDQDLATTLLRHVGAGVQTPYFMLELRHLGGASQKDVAGGSAVGGRGGNFIVGLVGMHPPLFETVLPGATEGLRAELKPWLSPEMSINFMGKVRDAQHFDSAWPDAIRAKLKDVRGKYDPHKVFAK, from the coding sequence ATGACCCAGTCCCTCGCCAGCCGCGTGAGCGGCACCGTCTATACCCCCAACGACGCGGGCTATGCCCCGGAGAGCGCCGGCTTCAACGTGCTGGTGACGCACTCGCCGCAGTACGTGGTGGCGGTGAAGTCCACGAAGGACGTGGCGGAGGCCATCCGCTTCGCCCGTGAGAACCAGCTGCCCGTGTCGGTGCTGGCCACGGGGCACGGGACGTACGCGTCCATCACCTCCGGCGTGCTCATCTCCACGAAGGCGCTGAACCACGTGAGCATCGACCCCGCGACGCGCATCGCCACCATCGGCGCGGGCGCGCGTTGGGAGCCGGTCATCGAGGAGGCGGCGAAGCACGGCCTGACGCCCATCGCGGGCTCGTCCACGAACGTGGGCGTGGTGGGCTACCTCCTGGGCGGCGGCCTGGGGCCCCTGGTGCGCAGCCACGGCGTCAGCTCCGACTACGTCGTGAGCTACACGCTCGTCACCTCTGACGGGGAGACGGTGGAGGCGAGCGCCGAGCAGCACCCGGACCTGTTCTGGGCCCTGCGCGGTGGCAAGGGCGGCTTCGGCATCGTGACGGAGGTGAAGCTCAAGCTGGTGGAGATGCGCTCGCTCTACGCGGGCAGCCTCTTCTTCGCGGAAGAGCACATCGAGGCCGTGCTGCGCGGCTGGGTGAAGTGGACGTCGGAGGCGGACGCGCGCGTGTCCACGAGCATCGCCGTGATGCGCTTCCCGCCGTTCGACTTCATCCCGCCCCCGCTGCAGGGCCGCACGGTCATCAACCTGCGCTTCGCCTTCCCGGGCTCCACGGAAGAGGGCGCGAAGCTGGCGGCGCCCCTGCGTGCGCTGGCGCCCATCTACCTGGACATGCTGAGCGAGCTGCCCGTGACGCAGATTGCCCGCATCCACAATGATCCGGACAAGCCCAGCCCCGTGTGGACGAACGGCATGATGCTGACCCACGTGGACCAGGACCTGGCCACCACGCTGCTGCGCCACGTGGGCGCGGGCGTGCAGACGCCGTACTTCATGCTGGAGCTGCGGCACCTGGGCGGCGCCAGCCAGAAGGACGTGGCGGGCGGCTCCGCGGTGGGCGGCCGCGGCGGCAACTTCATCGTCGGTCTGGTGGGCATGCACCCGCCGCTGTTCGAGACGGTGCTGCCCGGCGCCACGGAGGGCCTGCGCGCGGAGCTGAAGCCGTGGCTGTCGCCGGAGATGAGCATCAACTTCATGGGCAAGGTCCGTGACGCGCAGCACTTCGACAGCGCCTGGCCGGACGCCATCCGCGCGAAGCTCAAGGACGTGCGCGGCAAGTACGACCCGCACAAGGTCTTCGCGAAGTAG